In a single window of the Anaerocolumna cellulosilytica genome:
- the tgt gene encoding tRNA guanosine(34) transglycosylase Tgt, producing the protein MYRLIGRDGNAKRGEFHTVHGTIQTPVFMNVGTAAAIKGAVSTMDLQGMKTQVELSNTYHLHVRPGDKVIKKLGGLHKFMVWDKPILTDSGGFQVFSLAGLRKIKEEGVYFNSHVDGRKIFMGPEESMQIQSNLASTIAMAFDECPPHPATREYMQNSVDRTTRWLLRCKEEMTRLNSLEDTINKCQMLFGINQGGTFEDIRIEHAKRISELDLDGYALGGLAVGESHSEMYRILEETVPYLPLEKPTYLMGVGTPENILEAVERGVDFFDCVYPARNGRHGHAYTNHGKMNLMNAKYELDSRPIEERCGCPACSHYSRAYIRHLLKAKEMLGLRLLVTHNLYFYNSMMEEIRNAIEANQYQSYKKSKLEGFAQGEA; encoded by the coding sequence ATGTACAGGTTAATAGGCAGAGACGGCAATGCCAAGCGGGGAGAGTTTCATACTGTTCATGGTACGATTCAGACACCTGTTTTTATGAATGTCGGCACCGCTGCGGCTATTAAAGGCGCAGTGTCCACTATGGACTTACAGGGAATGAAGACACAGGTAGAATTATCTAATACCTATCATTTACATGTAAGACCTGGTGATAAGGTTATAAAGAAGCTTGGGGGACTCCACAAGTTCATGGTATGGGACAAACCCATTTTAACAGATTCGGGTGGGTTTCAGGTGTTTTCCCTTGCTGGTCTTAGAAAAATAAAAGAAGAGGGAGTTTACTTTAATTCCCATGTGGATGGAAGAAAGATATTTATGGGCCCGGAAGAAAGTATGCAGATACAGTCTAATTTGGCTTCTACAATAGCTATGGCTTTTGATGAATGTCCTCCCCATCCTGCAACAAGAGAATATATGCAAAATTCTGTAGACCGTACCACTAGATGGCTGTTACGTTGTAAAGAAGAGATGACAAGGTTAAATTCTTTAGAAGATACAATTAACAAGTGTCAGATGTTGTTTGGTATCAATCAAGGGGGGACCTTTGAGGATATCCGTATCGAACATGCCAAGAGAATATCCGAACTGGATTTGGATGGTTACGCACTGGGGGGACTGGCAGTTGGGGAATCCCATTCAGAAATGTATCGTATCTTAGAGGAAACCGTTCCTTATCTTCCGTTGGAAAAGCCCACTTATTTAATGGGAGTAGGGACGCCTGAGAATATATTAGAGGCTGTTGAGCGTGGTGTGGACTTTTTTGACTGTGTGTATCCTGCCAGAAATGGTCGTCATGGACATGCCTACACCAATCATGGCAAGATGAATCTAATGAATGCAAAGTATGAATTAGACAGCCGACCCATTGAAGAAAGGTGCGGATGCCCGGCTTGCTCTCACTACAGCAGAGCCTATATCAGGCATTTGCTAAAAGCAAAGGAAATGCTGGGATTGCGTCTATTGGTTACTCATAATCTCTATTTTTATAATAGTATGATGGAAGAAATCAGAAATGCTATTGAAGCAAACCAGTATCAAAGCTATAAAAAATCTAAGTTAGAAGGCTTTGCCCAAGGTGAAGCATGA